A stretch of the Deltaproteobacteria bacterium genome encodes the following:
- a CDS encoding HIT domain-containing protein: MKLLWAPWRLEYITGEKEGKCIFCDKPKEGNDKENLILYNGETGFIIMNRYPYSNGHLMTVPYKHTNDFSELSQEERLELMNLNVKCIDILRAIKPEGFNIGMNLGKVGGAGIDDHLHFHIVPRWNGDTNFMPVIGDVRVMPEYLQDTYETLSRQLKTLER; this comes from the coding sequence ATGAAACTGCTCTGGGCGCCCTGGAGGCTTGAATACATAACGGGGGAGAAAGAAGGGAAATGTATTTTTTGCGATAAACCCAAAGAAGGAAATGACAAAGAGAATCTCATATTATATAATGGTGAGACGGGTTTTATTATAATGAATCGTTATCCCTACTCGAACGGGCATCTTATGACAGTTCCTTATAAGCACACGAACGATTTTTCCGAGCTCAGTCAGGAAGAGAGACTAGAGCTGATGAATCTCAACGTCAAGTGTATCGATATACTTAGAGCCATTAAGCCCGAAGGTTTTAACATCGGTATGAACCTCGGAAAGGTCGGGGGGGCCGGCATCGACGACCACCTGCATTTTCATATCGTTCCGCGGTGGAACGGGGATACAAACTTCATGCCCGTTATCGGTGATGTCAGGGTGATGCCGGAGTACCTTCAAGATACCTATGAAACGCTTAGCCGACAACTAAAAACATTGGAGAGGTGA
- a CDS encoding ImmA/IrrE family metallo-endopeptidase, which yields MPERMPITPSVLKWARERAGYTVDDLSKHFKLYSDWEVGNSFPTYSQLESLSDKFKCPMAVFFFPEPPEIEPLEKSFRTLPDIEFEYMPRSVRMLLRKAKAMQLNLMELNDNDNPSEKYIIRNIHLDLNRPISELTYEVRSYLSVTLNDQISWSGVDEAFEKWRNVITDHGVYVFKDAFKDSGFSGFCLYHAEFPIIYINNTNSKSRQIFTLIHELTHLLLHTSGIDKIRDDYIYNLQKDAKRIEIFCNEFTAAFLVPDSDFLESIQDLEIDERSIYKLAQRYNVSREVILRKFLSKDAITKEYYEQKSDEWAKQAKGRGGDGGDYYFTQIAYLGPHYINLVLKNYHQNKIDVVQLGEYLNIKPKYVSKFEDKFNSISKFERDI from the coding sequence ATGCCTGAACGGATGCCAATCACACCATCCGTATTAAAATGGGCCCGGGAACGTGCGGGTTACACCGTTGATGACCTATCCAAACACTTCAAGCTCTATTCAGATTGGGAAGTCGGTAATTCCTTTCCTACGTACAGCCAACTTGAATCTCTATCGGATAAATTCAAATGTCCAATGGCGGTATTTTTCTTTCCCGAACCGCCTGAAATTGAACCCTTAGAGAAGTCATTCAGAACATTGCCTGACATTGAATTTGAATATATGCCACGAAGCGTCCGCATGTTACTTAGAAAAGCCAAAGCAATGCAGTTGAATCTTATGGAGTTGAATGACAATGACAATCCATCAGAAAAATATATTATTCGAAATATTCATCTTGACCTGAATCGCCCGATAAGCGAATTGACCTATGAGGTTAGATCATATCTATCAGTGACGCTAAATGACCAGATTTCTTGGAGTGGTGTTGATGAAGCCTTCGAGAAATGGAGAAATGTAATTACGGATCATGGCGTATATGTATTCAAGGATGCTTTCAAAGATAGTGGCTTTTCGGGATTCTGTCTTTATCATGCAGAGTTTCCTATAATTTATATAAATAATACAAATTCTAAAAGTAGACAAATATTCACCCTAATTCATGAACTGACACACCTGTTATTGCACACTAGTGGAATTGATAAGATTAGAGATGATTACATCTATAATCTTCAAAAAGACGCAAAAAGAATTGAAATATTCTGCAATGAATTTACAGCCGCATTTCTTGTTCCAGATTCAGATTTCTTAGAGTCCATACAGGATCTAGAAATAGATGAACGAAGCATATACAAGCTGGCACAAAGATATAACGTCAGCAGAGAGGTTATTCTTCGTAAGTTTCTATCTAAGGATGCAATCACTAAGGAATATTATGAGCAAAAATCAGATGAATGGGCAAAACAAGCTAAAGGAAGGGGCGGCGATGGTGGCGATTATTATTTCACACAAATAGCTTATTTAGGCCCGCACTATATTAATCTAGTACTAAAAAATTATCACCAGAATAAAATTGATGTTGTTCAACTAGGCGAGTATTTGAATATCAAACCAAAATACGTTAGCAAATTCGAAGACAAATTTAATTCTATTAGCAAATTCGAAAGAGATATTTAA
- the sppA gene encoding signal peptide peptidase SppA, which yields MRGFLLAIVALVLLFFTFIAGLGCGLLISGDDSLTSGEKVAVLRVDDVIMDDQIYLESISKIRDDDQIKAVVVRINSPGGAVGPSQEIYSELLKLGGEMPVVASIGSVGASGGYYIACAAEKIYANPGSVTGSIGVIAQFASYEKLLEWAKVDVEVIKSGKFKDIGSPFRDMSETDREYIQELINNVHSQFKSAVAESRNLSTAQVDRIADGKIFSGEQAKELNLVDELGTINDAINFAGSMAGIEGEPSLKYFPKKKSPLMDLLSAKIGIPQLTGVPTKSSFGLFYLVDIIN from the coding sequence GTGCGCGGGTTTTTACTTGCGATAGTGGCGCTTGTGCTTCTGTTTTTTACCTTTATCGCCGGACTCGGCTGCGGACTGCTCATTTCGGGCGACGACAGCCTGACAAGCGGTGAAAAAGTCGCCGTCCTGAGAGTGGACGACGTAATCATGGACGATCAAATCTATCTCGAAAGCATCTCCAAAATAAGAGATGACGATCAGATAAAAGCGGTCGTGGTCAGAATCAATTCCCCGGGCGGAGCAGTGGGGCCTTCCCAGGAAATATACAGCGAGCTTCTGAAACTTGGCGGGGAAATGCCTGTTGTAGCAAGCATCGGAAGCGTGGGCGCGTCAGGCGGATACTACATCGCGTGCGCCGCCGAGAAGATTTACGCCAATCCCGGGTCCGTCACGGGGAGTATCGGCGTAATCGCTCAGTTCGCCAGCTACGAAAAGCTGCTCGAATGGGCCAAGGTGGATGTCGAAGTCATAAAGAGCGGTAAATTCAAAGACATAGGCTCCCCTTTCAGGGATATGTCGGAAACCGACCGCGAATACATACAGGAACTCATAAACAACGTACATTCACAATTTAAATCCGCAGTCGCCGAATCCAGAAACCTGAGTACGGCACAGGTTGACAGGATTGCCGACGGAAAAATATTCTCGGGGGAGCAGGCGAAAGAACTGAACCTGGTAGACGAATTGGGAACTATAAACGACGCTATAAATTTTGCGGGCAGCATGGCCGGGATAGAAGGGGAGCCTAGCTTGAAATATTTTCCCAAAAAGAAATCCCCGCTAATGGATTTACTCTCGGCAAAGATCGGTATTCCTCAATTAACCGGCGTCCCGACAAAATCCAGCTTTGGACTTTTCTATCTGGTTGATATAATAAATTGA
- the aroA gene encoding 3-phosphoshikimate 1-carboxyvinyltransferase, which translates to MSTRIIKGNSAPLRGEFTPPGDKSVSHRSLMIGSLARGKSRVTGFLNCDDTISTADAMSRLGIPLKIRGSNVEINGNGLSGLNEPQDIIDAGNSGTTTRLLSGLLCAQDFFTVVTGDKYLRARPMKRVVDPLRLMGASITGREGGNRLPLAITGGKLTGISYELPVASAQVKSALLLAGLYADGITEVIETEPTRDHTERMLNYFGAEVTRDGKSIKIDRQEDFKGRDISVPADISSAAFFIVAALINPGSEILIRNVGLNPLRTGVLDILEHMGGNIEILHSKEESGEPVGDILVRSSELRSVEVKGDMIPKAIDELPVIAVAASFAEGETVIKDAAELRVKETDRIKAMTAELGKMGAGVKEFQDGMSIAGKESLSGAACSSWGDHRVAMAVAVAATRARGETEIEGAESVSVSYPEFFDVIGRLRS; encoded by the coding sequence ATGTCCACACGGATCATAAAAGGAAATTCCGCCCCGCTCAGAGGGGAATTCACCCCGCCCGGAGACAAATCGGTCTCTCACAGGTCGCTCATGATAGGCTCACTGGCCAGAGGCAAATCCAGGGTCACAGGATTTCTTAATTGCGACGACACTATCTCGACCGCAGACGCGATGAGCAGGCTCGGAATTCCCCTGAAAATCCGGGGAAGCAATGTGGAGATAAACGGAAACGGGCTTTCGGGGCTGAACGAGCCTCAGGATATTATCGACGCCGGAAATTCGGGAACGACTACGAGGCTACTGAGCGGGCTCCTGTGCGCACAGGATTTTTTCACCGTCGTTACAGGCGACAAATATCTGAGGGCAAGGCCCATGAAGAGGGTAGTGGACCCTCTGAGACTAATGGGCGCCAGTATTACGGGGAGAGAGGGCGGCAACAGGCTGCCCCTTGCAATAACGGGCGGCAAGCTCACGGGTATCTCTTACGAATTACCCGTCGCGAGTGCTCAGGTCAAGTCGGCGCTCCTGCTCGCGGGACTTTACGCGGACGGCATAACGGAGGTCATTGAAACAGAGCCTACCAGAGACCATACCGAAAGGATGCTCAACTATTTCGGCGCCGAAGTAACCAGAGACGGAAAGAGCATAAAGATAGACAGGCAGGAGGATTTTAAAGGGAGAGACATTTCAGTGCCCGCGGATATTTCCTCGGCGGCGTTTTTCATAGTCGCGGCACTGATAAACCCGGGCAGCGAAATCCTGATCAGGAACGTCGGATTAAACCCCCTTAGAACGGGGGTTCTGGATATACTGGAGCATATGGGCGGAAACATAGAAATACTTCACAGTAAGGAGGAATCGGGAGAGCCCGTAGGGGACATCCTGGTCAGGTCGAGCGAGCTACGCTCGGTTGAGGTCAAGGGCGATATGATACCCAAAGCAATAGACGAGCTTCCCGTAATCGCGGTAGCGGCCTCTTTTGCCGAGGGAGAAACGGTAATCAAAGACGCGGCCGAGCTCAGGGTGAAGGAAACGGACAGGATAAAGGCAATGACCGCGGAGCTGGGCAAAATGGGCGCAGGGGTTAAAGAATTTCAGGACGGCATGTCCATAGCCGGAAAGGAATCCCTGAGCGGGGCCGCCTGCTCAAGCTGGGGCGATCACAGAGTCGCGATGGCGGTCGCAGTGGCCGCGACACGCGCCCGGGGAGAAACCGAAATAGAAGGCGCAGAGAGTGTTTCGGTATCGTACCCCGAATTCTTCGATGTAATCGGACGGCTCAGAAGTTAA
- a CDS encoding 30S ribosomal protein S1 has protein sequence MEDEKNFAQLVDESMNVPDKGVVFTGHVVRIDQDDVFIDFGSKSEGVVPVQEFYNKNKELDVNIGDEVEVVLDNWASEGLPRLSKIKAAKLKEDEIIQEHFEKGELIKAKILHKVKGGLIADIGDKTEIRAFIPGSQIDIVPRPDLDSLTGETLEARIIKLTGNDIVLSRRVHLEEEREVLKKETLSKIEEGMEVTGRVLNIINQGAFVDIGGVEGFIPVSELAWGRVSHPSDVLARDQEIATKIIKFEEPEKITLSLKETMPDPWNFVREKYRPGSRIRGRAVSLMDFGVFVELEPGVEGLVHVSEIAWTKRFRHPKEVVKVDSTLEAVVLDVDPENRRISLSLKQIEPSPWEIFKEKNPPGTRIKGVIRNVTDKGLFVEVSENIVGLLRPDNISWKGRVNPEESFEKGSEIEVVVLNVDENNQRIALGLKQLTADPWEEVQQKYKAGKSVATGTVKEIKDRGIVVQLDDDIEGYIRSSELNRERGDRDRDITKSFNIGDEITAQVTGFDKRSRQVNLSKRRYDERLEKERVSDFMTSQGEPSAKLGDVLKDKLKSINNDEVV, from the coding sequence ATGGAAGACGAGAAAAATTTTGCGCAACTTGTTGACGAGAGCATGAACGTCCCTGACAAAGGCGTCGTATTTACCGGTCATGTGGTCCGGATCGACCAGGATGACGTATTCATCGATTTCGGATCCAAATCCGAAGGCGTCGTTCCGGTTCAGGAATTTTACAATAAAAATAAAGAGCTCGATGTGAATATCGGGGATGAAGTCGAAGTCGTTCTGGACAACTGGGCGAGCGAAGGATTGCCCAGGCTGTCGAAAATCAAAGCCGCCAAGCTCAAAGAAGATGAAATAATACAGGAACACTTCGAAAAGGGTGAGCTGATAAAAGCCAAAATACTACACAAGGTCAAGGGCGGATTAATCGCAGACATCGGGGATAAAACCGAGATAAGAGCTTTTATACCGGGATCCCAGATCGATATAGTGCCTAGGCCGGATTTGGACAGCCTGACAGGGGAGACGCTTGAAGCGAGAATAATCAAGCTAACGGGGAATGACATTGTTCTATCGAGAAGGGTGCATCTGGAAGAGGAGCGCGAGGTGCTCAAAAAGGAAACACTTTCCAAAATCGAAGAAGGAATGGAGGTTACGGGAAGGGTTCTCAATATTATTAACCAGGGTGCATTTGTAGATATCGGGGGCGTAGAGGGATTCATACCCGTAAGCGAGCTCGCGTGGGGCAGAGTTTCGCACCCGAGCGATGTTCTTGCAAGGGATCAGGAAATAGCGACAAAAATTATTAAATTTGAAGAGCCGGAAAAAATAACGCTCAGCCTGAAAGAAACGATGCCCGATCCCTGGAATTTCGTCAGGGAAAAATACAGACCTGGTTCCCGGATCAGGGGCAGGGCGGTTTCCCTGATGGATTTCGGCGTATTTGTCGAACTCGAACCGGGCGTCGAAGGACTCGTGCACGTTTCAGAAATCGCCTGGACTAAAAGATTCCGTCACCCCAAAGAAGTGGTCAAAGTAGACAGCACGCTTGAAGCGGTTGTGCTCGATGTGGACCCTGAGAACAGACGAATATCGCTCAGCTTAAAGCAAATCGAACCGAGCCCCTGGGAGATATTCAAGGAAAAGAACCCGCCCGGCACCAGAATAAAAGGCGTAATCAGAAATGTTACTGATAAAGGGCTTTTCGTGGAGGTCTCGGAAAATATAGTCGGCCTCCTGAGACCGGACAACATATCCTGGAAGGGAAGGGTAAATCCTGAAGAATCTTTTGAAAAGGGAAGCGAGATAGAGGTTGTAGTTTTAAATGTCGATGAGAACAATCAAAGAATCGCGCTCGGATTAAAACAACTTACAGCCGACCCCTGGGAGGAAGTTCAGCAGAAGTACAAAGCCGGCAAATCCGTTGCAACAGGGACTGTAAAAGAGATTAAGGACAGGGGGATTGTAGTACAGCTCGATGATGATATCGAGGGCTACATCCGCTCAAGCGAGCTTAACCGTGAAAGAGGCGACAGGGACAGGGACATAACGAAAAGCTTCAATATCGGAGACGAGATAACCGCTCAGGTAACGGGTTTCGATAAAAGAAGCCGGCAGGTGAATCTCAGCAAACGGAGATACGACGAGAGGCTCGAGAAAGAGCGCGTTTCGGATTTCATGACTTCCCAGGGAGAGCCTTCGGCAAAGCTGGGTGACGTGCTGAAAGATAAATTAAAATCCATTAATAACGACGAGGTTGTCTGA
- the lipA gene encoding lipoyl synthase: MRNSGKPGWIKAKIPQGPNYKHLKNLMRTLNLNTVCEEAKCPNIGECWGAGTLTFMILGDTCTRSCGFCHVKTGKGGEIDRDEPGRVARAVRSLTENNAYISHIVITSVNRDDRNLESARVFAETIREVRNSSPGVKIEVLIPDFKGEREALDEILAAAPDVLNHNIETVPRLYRHPQLTPSGRKRSVRPQANYEWSLRLLEDSKKYGHEGMLTKSGIMLGLGEEMDEIIETLKDLKNTGCDIVTIGQYLQPTIDHLPVSKFYHPMEFDSLKAYGENVIGIPHIEAGPLVRSSYHAEKQVVKLSQHQAA, from the coding sequence ATGAGAAACTCAGGAAAGCCCGGCTGGATAAAGGCCAAAATACCGCAGGGTCCGAACTACAAACACCTTAAAAACCTGATGAGGACGCTCAACCTCAACACGGTTTGTGAAGAGGCAAAATGTCCCAACATAGGAGAGTGCTGGGGAGCCGGGACTCTAACGTTCATGATCCTGGGCGATACGTGTACGAGGAGCTGCGGCTTCTGCCATGTAAAGACCGGAAAGGGCGGGGAAATCGACCGGGACGAGCCCGGGAGGGTCGCCAGGGCTGTACGGAGTCTCACGGAAAATAACGCTTATATAAGCCACATAGTGATAACCTCTGTTAACAGGGATGACAGGAACCTGGAGAGCGCCCGTGTTTTTGCCGAGACGATAAGAGAGGTAAGAAACAGCAGCCCCGGGGTGAAAATAGAGGTGCTCATACCGGATTTCAAAGGCGAGAGAGAGGCGCTGGATGAAATACTGGCCGCCGCTCCGGATGTGCTCAACCACAATATAGAAACGGTTCCGAGGCTCTACCGCCACCCGCAGCTTACGCCGAGCGGGAGGAAAAGATCCGTGCGCCCGCAGGCGAACTACGAGTGGTCTCTCAGGCTCCTTGAAGATAGCAAGAAATACGGTCACGAAGGCATGCTCACGAAGTCGGGAATCATGCTTGGCCTGGGGGAGGAGATGGACGAGATAATCGAAACGCTGAAGGACCTGAAAAACACGGGCTGTGATATCGTCACCATAGGGCAGTACCTGCAGCCGACAATAGACCACCTTCCGGTATCCAAATTCTATCACCCGATGGAGTTCGACTCGTTAAAGGCGTACGGGGAGAACGTCATCGGCATACCCCACATAGAAGCGGGCCCTCTCGTAAGGAGCTCCTATCATGCCGAGAAGCAGGTGGTTAAACTCTCCCAGCATCAGGCGGCTTGA
- a CDS encoding beta-ketoacyl-ACP synthase III produces MSFVRFLGTGSAAPDKVLTNFDLERIVDTSDEWIQTRTGIRERRVAEPDVATSDIAYEAAIKALKSASVEAEELDGIIVGTISPDYMFPSTACVLQSRLGAKNAFGFDVLAGCSGFLFALQAGKGIIDGGGAKKLLIVGAETLSKIMDFEDRTTCILFGDGAGAAVISHSDRPGILSCCLGSNGDFGDLLYMPGGGSRMPASEESVKNKCHYLKMEGKEVFKEAVKAIESSSLEAIKKADLTTDEIDLFIPHQANYRILEAVRKRLGMPKEKVFSNLDRYGNTSSASVPIALDEAVTNGRIKEGDNVLFSVFGAGFTWGAAVVRW; encoded by the coding sequence TTGAGTTTTGTAAGGTTCTTAGGAACTGGTTCGGCGGCACCCGACAAAGTCTTAACCAACTTTGATCTGGAGAGAATTGTCGATACCTCGGACGAGTGGATTCAAACGAGGACCGGGATACGCGAAAGAAGGGTAGCCGAGCCGGATGTCGCGACATCCGATATAGCCTATGAAGCCGCGATCAAAGCCCTTAAAAGCGCCTCTGTCGAAGCGGAGGAGCTTGACGGAATCATAGTGGGCACCATATCGCCCGATTACATGTTTCCCTCCACAGCGTGCGTTCTTCAAAGCCGTCTCGGCGCGAAAAATGCCTTCGGTTTCGATGTGCTCGCAGGGTGCTCGGGGTTCCTGTTCGCTCTACAGGCGGGCAAGGGCATTATCGACGGAGGCGGCGCGAAGAAGCTTCTTATAGTGGGAGCCGAGACTCTTTCCAAAATTATGGATTTTGAGGACAGAACGACTTGCATACTGTTCGGCGACGGCGCCGGGGCAGCCGTGATCTCACACTCCGACAGACCCGGTATTCTTTCCTGCTGTCTCGGATCCAACGGTGATTTCGGAGACTTGCTTTACATGCCCGGCGGAGGCTCCCGAATGCCGGCCTCGGAGGAGAGCGTGAAGAACAAGTGCCATTATTTAAAGATGGAAGGCAAAGAGGTTTTTAAGGAAGCGGTAAAAGCTATTGAGTCTTCTTCGCTGGAAGCGATTAAAAAAGCGGATCTTACGACCGACGAAATCGATCTTTTCATCCCCCATCAGGCAAATTACAGAATACTCGAAGCCGTCAGAAAGCGGCTCGGCATGCCGAAGGAGAAGGTATTCAGCAATTTGGACAGGTACGGAAACACTTCATCCGCATCTGTGCCCATAGCACTCGATGAAGCCGTAACAAACGGCAGAATCAAAGAGGGAGACAACGTACTGTTTTCGGTATTCGGCGCCGGGTTTACATGGGGCGCGGCTGTAGTGAGGTGGTAG
- a CDS encoding DUF4411 family protein has translation MYIFDTSPLIDLFRHYYPDLFPTLWDNFNGLVDNGSIISTRENLREINVRTDDLQEWANDNGNIFEEISIDEGKFIRQIYGVPLFQHNIQQQKLLKGGLNADPFVIAKAAVRGAHVVTGEVFKPNSAKIPNICQHFSVPCLNLKQFMEQEGWRF, from the coding sequence ATGTATATATTTGATACCTCACCCCTAATCGATCTTTTTCGTCATTATTATCCCGATTTATTTCCTACATTGTGGGATAACTTCAATGGGTTAGTAGATAATGGCAGTATTATTTCTACACGCGAAAATCTTAGAGAGATTAATGTTCGTACGGATGATCTTCAAGAATGGGCAAACGATAATGGTAATATCTTTGAGGAAATATCCATAGATGAAGGAAAATTCATTAGGCAGATTTATGGCGTTCCTCTATTTCAACATAACATTCAACAGCAAAAATTACTCAAAGGGGGATTGAACGCTGATCCTTTCGTTATTGCAAAAGCTGCGGTAAGAGGTGCTCATGTTGTAACAGGTGAGGTATTTAAACCTAACTCTGCAAAAATTCCTAATATCTGTCAACATTTTTCTGTGCCTTGCTTAAATTTAAAGCAATTTATGGAACAAGAAGGGTGGAGATTTTAG
- a CDS encoding LapA family protein, with translation MRFIKILFIVLVIVLFAVFYSQNEGVFTYNFELKLDLWKYMIGPYLTKNIVIILAAFVMGALVTVIYGALQSIGASAESRQKSRRIKELEARVQELSEEKRQKEQETSPFAPTVTREHGTSQDG, from the coding sequence ATGCGGTTTATTAAAATATTATTCATAGTTCTGGTAATAGTTTTATTTGCAGTATTTTATAGTCAAAATGAAGGTGTCTTTACCTATAATTTCGAACTTAAACTGGACTTATGGAAATATATGATAGGTCCTTACTTAACCAAAAACATAGTAATTATTCTAGCCGCATTCGTTATGGGCGCGCTCGTAACTGTAATTTACGGCGCTCTTCAGTCAATAGGAGCGAGCGCTGAATCCAGACAAAAAAGCAGAAGGATAAAGGAACTCGAGGCAAGGGTGCAGGAATTATCCGAGGAAAAGAGACAAAAAGAACAGGAGACCTCGCCGTTTGCCCCCACAGTGACCCGGGAACACGGTACGTCACAGGACGGCTAA
- a CDS encoding AEC family transporter has translation MLPVFLIAGIGYLFGRRKKISLSSVNDFIIYLATPALILSSLSKDPIDINIAGKVFVSVCVIIGVSLILGVLVIRALKIPIKVYLPPVLFANTGNMGLPLVLFAFGETGFNVAILYMVSTTMLHYTLGILILNYDESPLEIFKLPLVYSAIAGVLLSVSGLTLPTPVFRAVDLLGEASIPTMIFALGYKLSEVSLNDVNKSFLIGAMRIFFGVSLGVLAVSIFKLDGVAAKVVILESAMPPAIFNFVLAEKYKQDSQTVASIILAGTLISIITTPAIIAFLING, from the coding sequence GTGCTGCCCGTTTTCCTCATTGCCGGTATAGGATATTTGTTCGGCAGGCGCAAAAAGATAAGCCTCTCATCCGTAAACGACTTTATAATTTATCTGGCGACCCCGGCCCTGATTCTTTCATCCCTTTCCAAAGACCCGATAGACATAAACATCGCGGGGAAGGTATTCGTTTCAGTCTGCGTTATTATCGGGGTGTCTTTAATCCTAGGCGTTCTCGTTATAAGAGCGCTTAAAATACCCATCAAGGTCTATCTGCCCCCGGTGCTTTTTGCCAATACGGGAAATATGGGGCTTCCGCTCGTGCTGTTCGCATTCGGCGAGACCGGTTTTAATGTGGCGATACTGTATATGGTGTCAACGACGATGCTTCACTATACGCTCGGCATTTTAATCCTGAATTATGACGAGAGCCCGCTTGAAATTTTCAAGCTCCCGCTCGTCTATTCCGCAATCGCCGGTGTGTTGCTGAGCGTATCGGGCCTGACGCTGCCTACCCCTGTTTTCAGGGCGGTCGACCTGCTCGGAGAGGCGAGCATACCGACAATGATATTCGCCCTCGGGTACAAGCTGTCCGAAGTGAGCCTGAACGACGTGAATAAATCTTTTCTGATCGGGGCCATGAGAATTTTTTTCGGCGTGAGTCTGGGAGTTCTGGCAGTATCTATTTTCAAGCTCGACGGAGTGGCCGCAAAAGTCGTAATCCTGGAGTCCGCCATGCCTCCCGCGATTTTCAACTTCGTACTGGCAGAAAAATACAAACAGGACTCTCAGACGGTAGCCTCGATTATTCTGGCCGGGACGCTGATTTCCATAATCACCACGCCGGCGATTATCGCTTTTCTTATAAATGGATAG
- the cmk gene encoding (d)CMP kinase, which yields MSEAPPNNSPRIKLDMIITIDGPSGAGKSTVSKSVALLLGYTYLDTGAMYRAAALEVRRKAVDINDASGLESLLRNTDIRIENTRGDNLRVILNGEDITDKIRTPEISRLSSDIATRRAVREKLVELQRNTGRAGNIVAEGRDMGTYVFPDADFKFFLEASLDERARRRCKQLLESGSKSDIREVKNELEIRDRQDRERSESPLHPSPNAVIIDTTNLLADEVISMIIKEVQG from the coding sequence ATGAGCGAAGCGCCTCCGAATAATTCGCCTCGAATAAAGCTAGATATGATTATAACGATAGACGGCCCTTCCGGCGCCGGAAAAAGTACGGTTTCTAAATCGGTCGCGCTCCTGCTGGGTTATACGTACCTGGACACAGGGGCGATGTACCGCGCCGCCGCGCTCGAGGTAAGAAGAAAGGCGGTCGATATTAACGACGCGAGTGGGCTCGAATCCCTTCTCCGAAATACGGATATAAGAATTGAAAACACCCGCGGCGATAATCTCAGGGTCATACTGAACGGCGAGGATATTACGGATAAAATCAGAACCCCGGAGATTTCCCGCCTCTCTTCCGATATAGCTACCAGGAGGGCAGTGAGAGAGAAGCTCGTCGAGCTTCAGAGGAATACAGGCAGAGCCGGGAACATAGTGGCTGAGGGAAGGGATATGGGCACATATGTGTTCCCGGACGCGGACTTCAAGTTCTTCCTTGAGGCCTCCCTCGACGAGAGGGCGCGAAGGCGCTGTAAACAACTCCTTGAATCCGGGAGTAAATCCGACATCCGTGAAGTGAAAAATGAACTCGAAATCAGAGACAGACAGGACAGGGAACGGTCAGAATCTCCCTTGCATCCCTCACCGAATGCGGTCATAATAGATACTACGAATCTATTGGCTGACGAAGTTATAAGCATGATAATTAAAGAAGTTCAAGGTTAG